DNA sequence from the Pseudomonas fluorescens Q2-87 genome:
AACATCTATGTTGCCACTGCCAAGCGTCACGTGTTTGGCCAGGTTGGCATCGACATGATCGCCGGCCCTTCGGAAATCCTCGTGGTATGCGACGGCCTGACCGACCCGGACTGGATCGCCATGGACCTGTTTTCCCAGGCCGAGCACGACGAAGACGCCCAGGCGATCCTGGTCAGCCCGGACGCAGAGTTCCTCGACAAGGTCGCCGCCAGCATCGACAAGCTGCTGCCGACCATGGACCGCGCCGAGATCATCAACACCTCGATCAACGGCCGTGGCGCGCTGATCAAGGTCGATGACATGGCACAGGCCATCGAAGTCGCCAACCGGATCGCGCCGGAACACCTGGAGTTGTCGGTCGCCGATCCGCAAGCCTGGCTGCCACAGATCCGCCACGCCGGTGCGATCTTCATGGGCCGCCACACCAGCGAAGCCCTGGGCGATTACTGCGCAGGGCCCAACCACGTATTGCCGACTTCCGGGACCGCGCGCTTCTCGTCGCCGCTGGGGGTGTATGACTTCCAGAAACGTTCGTCGATCATCTTCTGCTCCGAACAAGGCGCGTCGGAACTGGGCAAGACCGCGTCCGTGCTGGCCCGTGGCGAATCGCTGAGCGCCCACGCCCGCAGCGCTGAATACCGCATTCTTGACGATGAAGGACAGGGGAACTGATATGAGTAAATTCTGGAGCCCGTTCGTCAAGAACCTGGTGCCCTACGTGCCGGGCGAACAGCCGAAGCTGAGCCGCCTGGTCAAGCTCAACACCAACGAGAACCCTTACGGGCCATCGCCCAAGGCGCTCGCGGCGATGCAGGCCGAGCTGAACGACAACCTGCGCCTGTACCCGGACCCCAACAGCGACCTGCTGAAAAACGCAGTGGCCGGTTATTACGGCGTGCAGAGCAACCAGGTATTCCTGGGCAATGGTTCGGATGAAGTGTTGGCGCACATTTTCCATGGCCTGCTGCAACACGATAAGCCGCTGCTGTTCCCGGACATCAGCTACAGCTTCTATCCGGTGTATTGCGGGTTGTACGGCATCCCATTCGATGCGGTGCCGCTGGATGAGCAATTCCGCATCGATCCGGCGGACTATGCCAAGCCGAACGGCGGGATCATCTTCCCCAACCCGAACGCGCCAACCGGTTGCCTGCTGGCGCTGGAGGCCGTGGAGCAGATGCTCAAGGCCAGCCCGGATTCGGTGGTGGTGGTCGACGAGGCCTATATCGATTTTGGCGGCGAGACGGCCATCACCCTGGTGGATCGTTACCCGAACCTGCTGGTGACCCAGACCTTGTCCAAGTCCCGCTCGCTGGCAGGGCTGCGAGTGGGCCTGGCGGTCGGCCATCCGGACCTGATCGAAGCGCTGGAGCGAATCAAGAACAGCTTCAACTCCTATCCGCTGGATCGCCTGGCAAACGTCGGCGGCGCGGCGGCGTTCGATGATCGTGAGCATTTCGACAAGACCTGCCGGCTGGTCATCGAGCACCGAGAATGGGTCGTGGCGCAGCTACAGGCTAAGGGCTTTGAAGTGCTGCCTTCAGCGGCCAATTTCATCTTCGCCCGTCACCCCCGGCACGATGCGGCAGCCTTGGCGGCGAAACTGCGGGAGCAGGGCGTGATCGTGCGTCACTTCAAGCAGGAACGAATCGCGCAATTCCTGCGGATCAGCATCGGCACGCCAGAGCAGAATCAGGCGCTGATCGAAGCCCTGGGCGAGCTCTAAAGCCTGGCGCTGAAGCTGTGGGAGCGGGCTTGCCCGCGAATGCGTAGTGTCAGTCGATATCTCTTCGCTTGATCCACTGCATTCGCGAGCAAGCCCGCTCCCACAGGTTTAGAGGCGTCTTTGGCTCTACTCTTCTTCCTTGGCCGCAACCGGCGCCGGCGGTGGACGCAGGCCGATTTCAGCGGTGAGCTTGAGTTCCTTGCCGTTGCGCATGACCTGGATCGTGACCTTGTCGGTGGGCTTGATCCGCGCCACCTGGTTCATCGAACGGCGCCCATCGCCGGCGGGTTCGCCGTCGATGCTCAAGATCACGTCGCCCAGTTGCAAACCGGCCTTCTGCGCCGGGCCGTCGCGGAAAATCCCCGCGACCACGATTCCCGGGCGCCCGGACAGGCCGAAGGACTCCGCCAGCTCCTGGGTCAGCGGCTGGACTTCGATGCCCAGCCAGCCGCGAATCACCTGGCCGTGTTCGATGATGGACTTCATCACTTCCATCGCCAGCTTCACCGGAATGGCAAAACCGATGCCCTGGCTGCCGCCGGACTTGGAGAAGATCGCCGTGTTGATCCCGGTGAGGTTGCCATTGGCATCCACCAGCGCGCCGCCAGAGTTGCCGGGGTTGATGGCGGCATCGGTCTGGATGAAGTCTTCGTAGTTGTTCAGGCCCAACTGGTTGCGCCCGGTGGCGCTGATGATGCCCATGGTCACGGTCTGGCCGACACCGAACGGGTTACCGATGGCCAAGGCAACATCGCCGATGCGGATGCTGTCGGAGCGGCCGATGGTGATGGCTGGCAGGTTCTTCAAATCGATCTTGAGTACCGCGAGGTCGGTTTCCGGGTCACTTCCGATCACGCGGGCCAGGGTTTCGCGGCCATCCTTGAGGGCAACCACGATCTGGTCGGCACCGGCGGTGACGTGGTTGTTGGTCAGGATATAACCTTCCGGGCTCATGATCACGCCCGAACCCAGGCTCGATTCCATGCGCTTCTGCTTGGGCGAGTTGTCACCGAAGAAGCGGCGGAACTGCGGATCTTCGAACAGCGGATGGCTGGGCTTGTTGATGACCTTGGTGGTGTACAGGTTCACCACGGCCGGGGCGGCGGTCGTCACCGCGTCGGCATAGGACACGGGACCCTGCTGCACGGCCTTGGTTTGCGGGGCCTGTTGCAGATTGACGTCGAGGCTCGGCAAGCCCACCCATTCGGGGTAGCGCTGGATAATCAGTAGAGCGACAAGCACGCCAGCCAACAGCGGCCAGCCGGAAAAACGCAGCGCCTTGAGCATTAAGCACGTCCTACAAAGGTTGCAGGCGGTATGAGACCGCCCATAATGACGCGCATTATACGAGGCCGCACGCGCCTCTGAACGGGATATTTAGGAGTCTTTTCATGGCCGTCGCCCTGAGCACCCTGGTCGAAGAAGCGGATCGTTACCTGGCAAGCGGCCGGATCGCAGATTATTGCCCCAACGGCCTGCAGGTCGAAGGCGCGCCACAGGTGACGCGCATTGTCAGTGGTGTCACCGCCAGCCAGGCGTTGCTCGATGCCGCGGTCGCGGCCGAGGCCGACCTGGTGCTGGTGCACCATGGTTATTTCTGGAAGGGCGAGAACCCTTGTGTCACCGGGATGAAACAGCGTCGGCTGAAAACCTTGCTCAAGCACGACATCAGCCTGCTGGCCTATCATCTGCCGCTGGATTTGCACCCTGAGGTGGGTAACAACGTGCAATTGGCCCGTCAGTTGGACATCACCGTCGAGGGCCCGCTGGATCCGGAAAATCCCAAGGTCGTCGGCCTGGTCGGCTCCCTGTCGGAACCGATGACTCCTCGGGATTTCGCCCGCAAGGTCCAGGAGGCGATGGGGCGCGAGCCGCTGCTGATCGAAGGTGAACAGATGATCCGTCGGGTCGGCTGGTGCACGGGCGGCGGCCAGGGTTATATCGACCAGGCGGTGTTGGCCGGCGTTGATCTCTACCTCAGCGGCGAAGCCTCGGAGCAGACGTTCCACAGCGCCCGGGAAAACGGCATCAGCTTCATCGCCGCCGGGCACCATGCGACTGAACGCTACGGCGTGCAGGCGCTGGGTGATTACCTGGCGCGACGGTTTGCCTTGGAACATATCTTTATCGATTGTCCGAATCCCATTTAGACACTGTGAACCCTGTGGGAGTGGGCTTGCTCGCGAATGCAATGGCTCAGTCAACATTTATGCAACTGAACTACCGCATTCGCGAGCAAGCCCGCTCCCACAATAAGCATGCTCACAAAGATGGATATGGGCCCGAACCACCGGGCATATCCATATGCTGTTTCGATCTAGTTGGCGCCCTGAATAGAAGAGGTCGCTGTGCTAGGATTCCCCGCTCGAACACGGCCCGCTGGCCGTTCATAAGAAAGTTTTCGTGAGTAGCCATGGTCGACAAACTGACGCATCTGAAACAGCTGGAGGCGGAAAGCATCCACATCATCCGCGAGGTGGCCGCCGAGTTCGATAACCCGGTGATGCTGTACTCCATCGGTAAAGACTCCGCCGTGATGCTGCACCTGGCACGCAAGGCGTTCTTCCCGGGCAAGCTGCCGTTTCCGGTGATGCACGTCGACACCCGCTGGAAGTTCCAGGAAATGTACAAGTTCCGCGACCGCATGGTCGAGGAGCTGGGCCTGGACCTGATCACCCATGTGAACCCGGACGGCGTGGCGCAGGGCATCAACCCTTTCACCCACGGCAGTGCCAAGCACACCGATATCATGAAGACCGAAGGCCTCAAGCAGGCCTTGGATAAATATGGTTTCGACGCCGCGTTCGGCGGTGCCCGCCGCGATGAAGAGAAATCCCGCGCCAAGGAGCGCGTGTACTCGTTCCGCGACAGCAAGCACCGCTGGGACCCGAAAAACCAGCGCCCTGAGCTGTGGAATGTCTACAACGGCAAGGTCAACAAGGGCGAGTCGATCCGTGTGTTCCCGTTGTCGAACTGGACCGAGCTGGATATCTGGCAGTACATCTACCTCGAAGGCATCCCGATCGTGCCGCTGTATTTTGCTGCTGAACGCGAAGTGATCGAGAAGAATGGCACGCTGATCATGATCGACGACGAGCGCATCCTCGAGCACCTGTCGGACGAAGACAAAGCCCGTATCGTCAAGAAGAAAGTGCGTTTCCGTACCCTTGGCTGCTACCCGTTGACGGGCGCGGTGGAGTCCGAGGCCGAAAGCCTGACGGACATCATCCAGGAAATGCTCCTGACGCGAACTTCCGAGCGCCAGGGCCGGGTCATCGATCACGATGGCGCAGGCTCGATGGAAGATAAAAAACGTCAAGGTTATTTCTAAGGGGTTGTCATGTCGCATCAGTCTGATTTGATCAGCGAGGACATCCTCGCCTACCTGGGCCAGCACGAGCGTAAAGAGCTGCTGCGTTTCCTGACCTGCGGTAACGTCGACGACGGCAAGAGCACCCTGATCGGGCGCTTGCTGCACGACTCCAAAATGATCTACGAAGATCACCTGGAAGCCATCACCCGCGATTCGAAGAAAGTCGGCACCACCGGTGACGACATCGACCTGGCGTTGCTGGTCGACGGCCTGCAGGCCGAGCGCGAACAAGGCATCACCATCGATGTCGCGTACCGCTATTTCTCCACCGCCAAACGCAAGTTCATCATCGCCGACACGCCCGGCCATGAGCAGTACACCCGCAACATGGCCACCGGTGCCTCCACCTGTGACCTGGCGATCATCCTGGTGGACGCCCGCTACGGTGTGCAGACCCAGACCCGTCGCCACAGCTTCATCGCCTCGTTGCTGGGCATCAAGCACATCGTCGTCGCCATCAACAAGATGGATTTGAAAGGCTTCGACCAGGGCGTGTTCGAGTCGATCAAGGCCGACTACCTGAAGTTCGCCGAAGGCTTGAAGATGCAGCCCACCAGCATGCACTTCGTGCCGATGTCTGCCCTCAAGGGCGACAACGTGGTGAACAAGTCCGAGCGCTCGCCGTGGTATACCGGCCAGTCGCTGATGGAAATCCTTGAGACGGTGGAAGTGGCGGGCGACCGTAACTTCACCGACCTGCGTTTCCCGGTGCAGTACGTCAACCGTCCGAACCTGAACTTCCGCGGTTTCGCCGGCACTCTCGCCAGCGGCATCGTGCACAAGGGCGACGAAGTGGTGGTATTGCCGTCGGGCAAGAGCAGCCGCGTCAAATCCATCGTCACCTTCGAAGGCGAGCTGGAACACGCCGGCCCAGGCCAGGCGGTGACGCTGACCATGGAAGACGAGATCGACATCTCCCGGGGCGACCTGCTGGTGCATGCCGACAACGTGCCGCCGGTCACCGACAGCTTCGAAGCGATGCTGGTGTGGATGGCTGAAGAGCCGATGCTGCCGGGCAAGAAGTACGACATCAAGCGCGCCACCAGCTACGTGCCGGGTTCGATTGCCAGCATCGTCAACAAGGTCGACGTGAACACCTTGGAAGAAGGGCCGGCCAGCGCGTTGCAGCTCAATGAAATCGGCAAGGTGAAGATCGCGCTCGATGCGCCAATCGCCCTGGACGGTTACGAGAGCAACCGCACCACCGGCGCGTTCATCATCATCGACCGTTTGACCAACGGTACGGTCGGCGCCGGCATGATCGTCGCCCAGCCTTTGGCCCATGGCAGCAGCACGCACCACGGCAAACTGGCCCATGTATCGGTGGAAGAACGCGCCCAGCGCTTCGGCCAGCAACCGGCCACGGTCCTGTTCAGTGGCCTGTCGGGCGCTGGCAAAAGCACCCTGGCCTATGCGGTTGAACGCAAGTTGTTCGATTCGGGCCGTGCGGTATTTGTGCTCGATGGCCAGAACCTGCGCCATGACCTGAACAAGGGCCTGCCTCAGGACCGCGCCGGGCGTACCGAGAACTGGCGCCGTGCGGCTCATGTCGCCCGCCAGTTCAACGAAGCCGGCCTGCTGACCCTCGCCGCGTTTGTCGCCCCGGATGCCGAAGGGCGCGAACAGGCCAAGGCGCTGATCGGCAAGGAACGCTTGCTGACGGTCTACGTCCAGGCCTCGCCGACGGTATGCGCCCAGCGTGATCCGCAAGGCTTGTATGCCGCTGCCGGCGACAACATCCCGGGCGAGTCCTTCCCGTACGATGTGCCGCTGGATGCCGACCTGGTGATCGACACCCAGTCGCTGACGTTGGAGGAGAGCGTCAAGCAGGTGCTGGATCTGCTGCGCAAGCGTGGGGCGATCTAAGCAAGGCCGCTGTAAATAAAAAGCCCGCAGGTGAGTGATCATCGGCGGGCTTTTTCATTTCCAGAGAGCCACTCGGTCTACTGTGGGAGCGGGCTTGCTCGCGAAGACGGTGGAGCATCCAACGTCTTTACGAGCTGATACACCGCTTTCGCGAGCAAGCCCGCTCCCACAGGGGATTAACGGTGGTCTGGGTATTCGCGGTGCATCTGCTCAAGCAACGCATCCTTGTCCTGCCACAACTGGTTGATCCAGCCCTGGAACTCCAGGCGATACGTGCCGTCCTGGTCGTAGTTTCTGCCGACGAATTGCGGCGGGATCTTCAGTTC
Encoded proteins:
- the hisD gene encoding histidinol dehydrogenase, with translation MTAPTSIRRLNAADPDFAHHLDHLLSWESVSDDSVNQRVLEIIKAVRERGDDALVEFTQKFDGLQVASMADLILPRERLELALTRITVPQREALEKAASRVRDYHERQKQDSWSYTEADGTVLGQKVTPLDRAGLYVPGGKASYPSSVLMNAIPAKVAGVTEVVMVVPTPRGEINELVLAAACIAGVDRVFTIGGAQAVAALAYGTQSVPRVDKVVGPGNIYVATAKRHVFGQVGIDMIAGPSEILVVCDGLTDPDWIAMDLFSQAEHDEDAQAILVSPDAEFLDKVAASIDKLLPTMDRAEIINTSINGRGALIKVDDMAQAIEVANRIAPEHLELSVADPQAWLPQIRHAGAIFMGRHTSEALGDYCAGPNHVLPTSGTARFSSPLGVYDFQKRSSIIFCSEQGASELGKTASVLARGESLSAHARSAEYRILDDEGQGN
- the hisC gene encoding histidinol-phosphate transaminase, translated to MSKFWSPFVKNLVPYVPGEQPKLSRLVKLNTNENPYGPSPKALAAMQAELNDNLRLYPDPNSDLLKNAVAGYYGVQSNQVFLGNGSDEVLAHIFHGLLQHDKPLLFPDISYSFYPVYCGLYGIPFDAVPLDEQFRIDPADYAKPNGGIIFPNPNAPTGCLLALEAVEQMLKASPDSVVVVDEAYIDFGGETAITLVDRYPNLLVTQTLSKSRSLAGLRVGLAVGHPDLIEALERIKNSFNSYPLDRLANVGGAAAFDDREHFDKTCRLVIEHREWVVAQLQAKGFEVLPSAANFIFARHPRHDAAALAAKLREQGVIVRHFKQERIAQFLRISIGTPEQNQALIEALGEL
- the algW gene encoding Do family serine endopeptidase AlgW; amino-acid sequence: MLKALRFSGWPLLAGVLVALLIIQRYPEWVGLPSLDVNLQQAPQTKAVQQGPVSYADAVTTAAPAVVNLYTTKVINKPSHPLFEDPQFRRFFGDNSPKQKRMESSLGSGVIMSPEGYILTNNHVTAGADQIVVALKDGRETLARVIGSDPETDLAVLKIDLKNLPAITIGRSDSIRIGDVALAIGNPFGVGQTVTMGIISATGRNQLGLNNYEDFIQTDAAINPGNSGGALVDANGNLTGINTAIFSKSGGSQGIGFAIPVKLAMEVMKSIIEHGQVIRGWLGIEVQPLTQELAESFGLSGRPGIVVAGIFRDGPAQKAGLQLGDVILSIDGEPAGDGRRSMNQVARIKPTDKVTIQVMRNGKELKLTAEIGLRPPPAPVAAKEEE
- a CDS encoding Nif3-like dinuclear metal center hexameric protein, with product MAVALSTLVEEADRYLASGRIADYCPNGLQVEGAPQVTRIVSGVTASQALLDAAVAAEADLVLVHHGYFWKGENPCVTGMKQRRLKTLLKHDISLLAYHLPLDLHPEVGNNVQLARQLDITVEGPLDPENPKVVGLVGSLSEPMTPRDFARKVQEAMGREPLLIEGEQMIRRVGWCTGGGQGYIDQAVLAGVDLYLSGEASEQTFHSARENGISFIAAGHHATERYGVQALGDYLARRFALEHIFIDCPNPI
- the cysD gene encoding sulfate adenylyltransferase subunit CysD → MVDKLTHLKQLEAESIHIIREVAAEFDNPVMLYSIGKDSAVMLHLARKAFFPGKLPFPVMHVDTRWKFQEMYKFRDRMVEELGLDLITHVNPDGVAQGINPFTHGSAKHTDIMKTEGLKQALDKYGFDAAFGGARRDEEKSRAKERVYSFRDSKHRWDPKNQRPELWNVYNGKVNKGESIRVFPLSNWTELDIWQYIYLEGIPIVPLYFAAEREVIEKNGTLIMIDDERILEHLSDEDKARIVKKKVRFRTLGCYPLTGAVESEAESLTDIIQEMLLTRTSERQGRVIDHDGAGSMEDKKRQGYF
- the cysN gene encoding sulfate adenylyltransferase subunit CysN; this translates as MSHQSDLISEDILAYLGQHERKELLRFLTCGNVDDGKSTLIGRLLHDSKMIYEDHLEAITRDSKKVGTTGDDIDLALLVDGLQAEREQGITIDVAYRYFSTAKRKFIIADTPGHEQYTRNMATGASTCDLAIILVDARYGVQTQTRRHSFIASLLGIKHIVVAINKMDLKGFDQGVFESIKADYLKFAEGLKMQPTSMHFVPMSALKGDNVVNKSERSPWYTGQSLMEILETVEVAGDRNFTDLRFPVQYVNRPNLNFRGFAGTLASGIVHKGDEVVVLPSGKSSRVKSIVTFEGELEHAGPGQAVTLTMEDEIDISRGDLLVHADNVPPVTDSFEAMLVWMAEEPMLPGKKYDIKRATSYVPGSIASIVNKVDVNTLEEGPASALQLNEIGKVKIALDAPIALDGYESNRTTGAFIIIDRLTNGTVGAGMIVAQPLAHGSSTHHGKLAHVSVEERAQRFGQQPATVLFSGLSGAGKSTLAYAVERKLFDSGRAVFVLDGQNLRHDLNKGLPQDRAGRTENWRRAAHVARQFNEAGLLTLAAFVAPDAEGREQAKALIGKERLLTVYVQASPTVCAQRDPQGLYAAAGDNIPGESFPYDVPLDADLVIDTQSLTLEESVKQVLDLLRKRGAI